The nucleotide sequence tattttcactttcggTTCCTGAGAAAACTTTATTTCAGTGTCTGAGTGAAAAGGATGTCGCAACAtgtaggaaaaagaaaagataaagaaaattaaattgaagATGGAGAAACTGaatgaagagacagaaaaagctgaTGCTTCAGAAAGATGTTGTGTTCTCTGTGTCCTTATTCTTCTCATTGTTACTTACttacaggaaaatacaaaaTGGGAGGAGTTTGTAGTGGTTCATATCTGTGTCTGAACTCTGGGTTGGTCTCGTAGATCAGTCTTCTACACAGCTCGGGCACAGTGAAGACTTTTACCTGTCTTTTTATTCTGCATCACACTCCCATCGACCATGAAGACACgaagaaacaaaagagaacatAATGAACAATACACTGAGGGTCGACACTTGAAGCTGAATGATTTAAAGAAGGAAGCTCGAGGTTTTGTTATGAAATACCtcaaaaaaaacatcccaaatTATCCCAGACCAGAGTTTCATGTGACCCATCTGAAACAcgacacaaacagaaaagggTTGACTGGCATCAGGAGCGACGGTGGATTCAGGGACCCAGGTAAAGactctctgcagctgctgtggtGGAGTCTGGTTGTGGGACCTGAtgatgttacagcagcagagaCGAGGCTCCTGGAGAAAACCTTCCCAGACCGGACAGAGGAGCAGGTCCAGATGCAGCAGAGCTTCCTGGGGAAGTTTGCCACCTCCCCGGCCTTCAAGGAGACCTCCAGACTGGGCTCGTACCGCTTCACCTTCCCGCTGGAGGAAGTGCTGCAGGCCTACAGCCAGCAGGTAAAAAGTCTGTCTGTTATTGAACTAAAAGAAGGGATATTTTATGAAATGACAcgtaaagtttttattttacagacaaCTAGACAACAAATAATCTCTCAAGTAAGAACATCGAAATTCAGAGCGATCGATGGTTAGTGTGCGTCAGTGTGATTAGTGTTAGTAGAGATATTTAAACCAGgtaaaaacacactgtgatttcaaatctcattttttaaaaacacactcttACAGTTCACACAATTCAGTGATTTTCAGTAAAAcaactgtgttttattatgttaaaatgGACAAATACAGAGTTCAATGCagttaaatgtctttaaattcgCCCACATTCACTTTCTCCTTCAGTTTTAGTTCTTTTGAAGTTTGGAAGCAGTCAAACGGCGGTTGACCGAATTTAGTGCGAGACTTTGTTACAAGAGTTTTCAAATTTCAGATCATAAATCAAATCCCAAACAGGATTCATAAGGACcccaaatatgaaggcaaaatgTAGCagatagcaactttttactggCTTCAAAAGAGAAGCAATGTTTGTTCCTAAGGTGAAATGAAAGTTTTACTCTCAGTTTTTTGATCAGCTTCAAAATAAAGACAGTTGATTAAAAAGGAAGAGACCATTTCAATTGGTTCTCCATTAGTTGTTTCAAGCGGCTGATGATTTgaggttttagtttttctttttgaaagcAACACGTTTAATTTTGTCTGCATTAATGCGCTCGTTAGAAGATGGTCTCTGACGCTGCTCTTGGAATAATTCAATAATTCTGTGTGTAGGAGGATGGAAAATGAAACCTCTGGTTGGTGAAGTGAAGCCTGACATCATAATAGTAAATGTTCAGCTTAGTTTTCAgaatcagaagtaacaaaaatggtcaaagtttgtctaaaaatatttatagttaagtaataaaaaatttaatttgcacCAAACTCACTGGTTGAATAAGAATTTATTAGAAACTAACTGAGCTGTAAATGAAGTGGAACCAAATCATTTGTGTAAAACTGACTTCACTGAAATCAATTAGTTGTGTAGCTGCTGTCTGAATCTCTGTGGTCTACAGAAACAGGTCTCAAACATCCTGTTTCCGTGGTCCTCCGGGGACCTCGTCTGCTGCCAACCCAAGGTGCGGATTCATCTTCCTGTGTTAGTGGTTCTAATGTCGGCAACAACAGGCCTCTTCATCCTAAAACGAATTACTGTGAAGTCAGTGAAACAGCCAAAGGCGGTGGCTTGTTACACGCTGGGACTTCCTGATGCGTTCACAAACCACAGGCAACCACAGATTTCGCCTCTGAAACATTTTGATTAGTCACTGTCATTTGTCAGAGGACGGTTTGGCTGCAGGCTGAGCCTAATTTGTCCTTGAAGACAGCGAACAGTAGCCTACAGTCTTTCAGTGATTTTAACCCAAACACATCTTTATGTTTCCAGTTTTGCTTCGGTGCACAGCCTGTCATGCGGGTGTTCAAGACATTATTCTACAAACAGGAAGTAGTGCATGTGGTGGTGGTCCACAGCCTGGCCAATCAGCAGCTGTTCTCAGAGTACCCTCTGCTGACTGATGACCCAAACCCCGTCTGTGTTTACAGAGATGGATGCTTCATCTGGAGGCCTGAGGCCATGTGTGAGACACACTGGTGAGAGCTCAGACCTCCTCAAAGATTTACAATATTAAACTTCTTATTTTCATAACATGgatttaaattatgaaatagATTCTGATCTGCTGCCATTCTGTTAGGGAACATTATTGACTTTTGTATTTATGGGGAAAAAGATAAATCACATTGCGCCACCTTTGAATTTGTGTAGAGCCCAGAATGAAGAGAATCCAGCAGGTAAAGCTGCCTGCCCACATGCACTGTGCATgtgacaaacagagacacacttACAGCAGGTTCTTCCTGTTTAGATTCAAGACACACAGAACTTTATTCATCCCAGTGAGGAATTCTTTTGCCTGGTTACAGCTAAGAAGAAAGaataaagggaagaaaaaacaacCCCCTCAAAAGAATAGAAGAAACTTCCAGGCTgataaagaattttaaaaatgacgtTATAGAATATACTGTGTACAATAAACCCAGTGTTTGCAGTGCAGTGAACAGTAATGAGGGCGATTGCAGTAAATAATCAAATGTGAGGATGAAGACAACAGCTGATAAACAGTGAAGTCAACATGTTCACAGGCAGCTGAGATACAAAGACATAATTCATTAGAAAACAGTGTATTGAACACTGACACTGAAGCTGACTTGAAACATCTCAGTCTGCTGTTGCAGATGCTGAAGGACCTGAGCTTCAGGTCCATGTGGACATAATGTGATTGACTCAGGATGAATCTGACAGTGGGAAAGATCATGTGTTTGTAGAGATGgatttaaagaaatgtgaacATCCTGAGAGGCAAATACAGCACAGACATGTGGAGCTGAGCTGAACCAACACACTCACATAtcagtgaaaaatgtttgtttctgtctttctgtcaggtACGAGTTGATTGAGAGACGCGATGAAAAACAGATGGAGGTTAAGAAAATGGTTGGATGGGGTGTACAGTATTATGTCTGGGACAATGTTGCTGTCGGCCTGCACATGGAGAAAGGACAGGTACCTTCACTACTTCACCTTCAAAGACTGATGACGTCCTCCTCCCTGTTTAGTCTTTTAGTTTGAAGTTGAACAGAGAAACACATTCAATAAGTTAttgaaaatatgtttgattATATGAGTGTTTTATATTGACAccgggggcggctatagctcagttggtaaaggcagttgcttaccgaccacagggtgagtggtttgatccccggccctggctatatgtcaaagtgtccctgggcaagaccctgaacccccaacagcccattccccctccccagcgatgcagtgctggtccaagcccggtagaaattggggagggttgcgtcaggaagggtatccggtgtaaaaacagtgccaaatcaacatgcggacaatgatccgctgtggcgaccctgaactcacgggataagctgaaaggagagtagtagtagtgtttTAGATTGACACCATCATTTGGTAAATGAGAGAGGACAGGTACCATCACTGCTGATGATGTTGTGTACTGCACATGATGCAAATGCTACAAATGCCAGAAGTGAAACTATATGGATTATTTACCATGAGTTGTGTAAGTTTGTCCATATAGCTGTGCCTGCTTCTTCATTCAGGATTCCAACCTGTCATGTTTTGCCTCCAGGACAAACCTTCCTAATGTTCATCAGAAAAGCAGCCATGACCAAATGGACCCAGCGGTCTACTGAGGGACAAGTCCCACACCACAACAAATACAGATAGAAACTTGACCTAGAGGCCAATATGGCCACCAGAACAAAGTATC is from Channa argus isolate prfri chromosome 22, Channa argus male v1.0, whole genome shotgun sequence and encodes:
- the LOC137108251 gene encoding uncharacterized protein, encoding MKTRRNKREHNEQYTEGRHLKLNDLKKEARGFVMKYLKKNIPNYPRPEFHVTHLKHDTNRKGLTGIRSDGGFRDPGKDSLQLLWWSLVVGPDDVTAAETRLLEKTFPDRTEEQVQMQQSFLGKFATSPAFKETSRLGSYRFTFPLEEVLQAYSQQFCFGAQPVMRVFKTLFYKQEVVHVVVVHSLANQQLFSEYPLLTDDPNPVCVYRDGCFIWRPEAMCETHWYELIERRDEKQMEVKKMVGWGVQYYVWDNVAVGLHMEKGQVLGFGADRLRESLGFCEEGKPKITRERFDKYEQAENCVKELWPQYPASLRKELSLQESLADAIKNRYQPSLQEPRSALDPQTLIVGDISIKDVQGKNLRNSQKYCRPRAVVSDMIQLIPDLLAQHPTVENIVVHVGANDIWKKESEVLKKDFIDLLNFLSSLDVEAFISGPLPLITRRVERFSRLYDLNTWLPQACARHPVRFIDNFDLFWRRRHLFRADGIRLNKRGVKLFISNLFYCIRRSSVSHVQV